A single Pristis pectinata isolate sPriPec2 chromosome 6, sPriPec2.1.pri, whole genome shotgun sequence DNA region contains:
- the fezf2 gene encoding fez family zinc finger protein 2: protein MASSGHLETVVSCPRQTARNGTSATTCNGATPKALAFSIERIMAKNSEPRSPTEQRQSLEKAEGRKVGKLCSPVPCMLPIQPFPYDLQAKALLNYSEVWKSNLRGSLCTSATMCKSNCGMCYKTDLTLGPSMMTTNRLIKPQVINQTVAMPANGSLYYFNYLDTTYHPSELLHNHHIFPSHILGSQPPASLSAHQKLLLLENAKFASLAAEKYPSPQFPHKERIPGQLDQVIKENSSFPVEKNVIKNHQKLSNTSSDGKPKNFTCEVCGKVFNAHYNLTRHMPVHTGARPFVCKVCGKGFRQASTLCRHKIIHTQEKPHKCNQCGKAFNRSSTLNTHIRIHAGYKPFVCEFCGKGFHQKGNYKNHKLTHSGEKQFKCNICNKAFHQVYNLTFHMHTHNDKKPFTCGTCGKGFCRNFDLKKHIRKLHDGNSATPPVNERSRVGIS, encoded by the exons ATGGCGAGCTCTGGTCACTTGGAGACAGTTGTGTCCTGTCCCAGGCAGACGGCAAGGAATGGAACCTCCGCCACTACCTGCAATGGAGCTACCCCAAAGGCATTGGCCTTTTCCATCGAGAGAATCATGGCCAAGAACTCCGAACCAAGGAGCCCTACTGAACAAAGGCAAAGCTTGGAGAAAGCAGAAGGCAGAAAGGTTGGGAAACTGTGCTCCCCTGTCCCTTGTATGCTTCCTATCCAACCATTTCCTTATGATTTGCAAGCTAAAGCTCTGCTGAATTACTCGGAGGTATGGAAGTCTAATCTGAGGGGCTCACTCTGTACTTCGGCGACTATGTGTAAATCTAACTGTGGGATGTGCTACAAAACTGACTTAACTTTAGGTCCTTCAATGATGACTACTAACAGACTGATCAAACCCCAAGTCATCAACCAAACAGTCGCAATGCCTGCGAACGGCTCTCTTTATTATTTCAACTACTTGGACACGACGTACCACCCTTCGGAGTTGCTTCATAACCACCACATTTTCCCATCTCATATCCTCGGCTCTCAGCCCCCGGCCTCACTTTCTGCTCATCAGAAACTACTTTTGTTGGAAAATGCTAAATTTGCCAGTCTGGCTGCGGAGAAATATCCAAGCCCACAATTTCCTCACAAAGAACGCATCCCGGGACAGCTGGACCAAGTGATCAAAGAAAACAGCAGCTTTCCAGTCGAAAAGAATGTAATTAAAAACCACCAGAAGCTGAGCAATACATCGAGCGATGGCAAACCCAAAAACTTTACCTGTGAAGTTTGTGGAAAG GTTTTTAATGCACATTATAACCTAACACGTCATATGCCCGTTCACACCGGGGCCAGGCCGTTTGTCTGCAAAGTCTGTGGGAAAGGATTTCGACAGGCTAGTACCCTGTGCAGGCATAAAATAATCCACACACAG GAGAAACCCCATAAATGTAATCAATGCGGAAAAGCTTTTAACCGAAGCTCCACTCTAAACACTCACATTCGGATCCATGCTGGCTACAAACCTTTTGTTTGCGAATTCTGTGGGAAAGGATTTCACCAAAAAG GAAACTACAAGAATCACAAATTGACACATAGTGGAGAAAAACAGTTTAAATGTAATATCTGCAACAAAGCATTCCATCAGGTCTATAATTTGACATTTCACATGCATACTCACAACGATAAAAAGCCCTTCACTTGCGGCACTTGTGGGAAAGGATTTTGTAGGAACTTTGACTTGAAGAAGCATATAAGAAAATTACACGATGGTAACTCAGCCACACCTCCTGTCAACGAACGCTCAAGAGTGGGGATAAGTTAG